A DNA window from Halichondria panicea chromosome 16, odHalPani1.1, whole genome shotgun sequence contains the following coding sequences:
- the LOC135349934 gene encoding LON peptidase N-terminal domain and RING finger protein 3-like: MDGGIIAQDHRYTKDKGPEFIATPLALCSHICSELFTQLRTKLNGVMTNCSRQSRALFDVSKDKLTSTTGQKHLRPPNTSLFDCFYCEGFMSHPVCLPCGHSMCKTCIDKLSSRACPKCKEVITTREPGHKPTLMMRNVLKKCFPEWVESCEFRETGNTFANEGDFPLAIEWYEKAISTGVKDHRVYGNRSRSYLAVNDLVQALADAEMACTIRPFWKKGHFRRASAFEKLGKWMEAIAAYLLCVYLSKGDDNSIIFKVCQLLDKHMSEFTQYERSMVPQGYPMSGVKLSKDGFTGYSSLTPTIDKIVELCISGIALANDGYVPPDVEAVDMDISEFECSLCTGVVYEPVTVTCGHSFCCSCSRRAFDHSHTCPVCRTVLYEFFQAYSHNFGVVKVDEMLSTIVQFHFPLQYQEKKSLNEAELMRSFRVGTSESEPLPIFVCTQSLPGIPCPLHVFEPQYRLMIRRCLESGSRRFGMCPAAIDNGTSFADFGTVLYINSVEYTPDGRSLVKTIGERRFRVVRRDVVDGYHLAWVEFVFDERVTDKSKIEALRVLQTEVYSHAKKWLDALPLSVKELMMHTACSPLPPIEKIPEVCPNGPMWVWWYIHTSPISQQQKLDMFTCTSLAQRLLNLRNALPVVNR; the protein is encoded by the exons ATGGATGGAGGAATAATAGCTCAAGATCATCGCTACACTAAGGACAAGGGCCCTGAATTTATTGCTACTCCATTGGCATTGTGCTCACACATTTGCAGTGAACTGTTCACTCAACTGAGGACCAAACTGAACGGAGTTATGACCAACTGTAGCAGGCAATCCAGAGCTCTGTTTGATGTGTCAAAGGACAAGCTAACATCAACAACAGGACAGAAACATTTGAGACCACCAAACACAAGCCTGTTTGACTGCTTTTACTGTGAAGGATTCATGTCACATCCCGTGTGTCTCCCTTGTGGCCACTCCATGTGCAAAACCTGTATAGACAAGCTCAGCAGCCGGGCATGTCCGAAATGCAAAGAGGTGATAACAACACGTGAGCCTGGACACAAGCCGACTCTCATGATGCGAAACGTTCTCAAGAAATGTTTCCCTGAGTGGGTGGAATCGTGCGAGTTTCGAGAGACCGGTAACACCTTTGCCAATGAAGGAGACTTCCCTTTGGCCATTGAGTGGTATGAAAAGGCCATCAGCACGG GTGTTAAAGATCATCGTGTCTATGGGAACCGGTCGAGATCGTACCTGGCAGTCAATGATTTGGTCCAAGCACTGGCAGATGCTGAAATGGCATGTACCATAAGACCATTTTGGAAAAAG GGTCATTTTCGAAGAGCGAGTGCTTTTGAGAAATTGGGAAAATGGATGGAAGCAATCGCTGCTTATCTCCTGTGTGTTTACTTATCTAAAGGAGACGACAATTCTATCATATTTAAAGTCTGTCAG CTATTGGACAAACATATGTCAGAATTCACCCAGTACGAGCGGAGTATGGTTCCCCAGGGCTACCCCATGTCTGGTGTCAAGCTGAGCAAAGATGGATTCACTGGGTACTCCTCCCTAACCCCTACTATTGATAAGATTGTGGAGCTCTGCATTAGCGGGATAGCGCTGGCAAATGACGGATACGTGCCACCAGATGTTGAGGCTGTAGACATGGATATCAGTGAGTTTGAATGCAGTCTCTGTACAGGTGTTGTCTACGAGCCTGTGACGGTCACGTGTGGGCACTCTTTCTGCTGTTCATGTTCGAGGAGAGCCTTTGACCACTCACACACCTGCCCTGTCTGCCGAACAGTGCTTTATGAG TTCTTCCAGGCCTATTCACATAATTTTGGAGTGGTGAAAGTTGATGAAATGTTGAGCACCATTGTCCAGTTCCACTTCCCTTTACAGTACCAGGAAAAGAAATCTCTAAACGAGGCCGAGTTAATGCGGAGCTTTAG AGTGGGCACTAGTGAGTCAGAGCCTCTGCCAATATTCGTGTGCACTCAATCCCTGCCTGGTATCCCCTGTCCTCTGCATGTGTTTGAGCCTCAGTATCGACTCATGATTCGGAGATGTCTCGAAAGTGGTAGCAGACGATTTGGAATGTGTCCAGCAGCTATCGATAATGG taccagTTTTGCTGACTTTGGCACAGTTCTCTATATCAACTCAGTGGAATACACTCCTGATGGTCGATCACTCGTCAAGACTATTGGAGAGCGGCGATTCAGAGTGGTGAGGCGTGATGTTGTCGACGGCTACCATCTGGCATGGGTAGAGTTTGTGTTTGACGAGAGAGTAACAGACAAGAGCAAGATAG AGGCCCTAAGAGTGTTGCAGACTGAAGTGTATTCGCATGCTAAGAAATGGCTAGATGCTCTACCATTGTCTGTAAAG GAGCTGATGATGCACACAGCATGCAGTCCCCTCCCCCCTATTGAAAAGATCCCGGAGGTCTGTCCCAATGGCCccatgtgggtgtggtggtaCATCCACACCAGCCCCATCTCTCAGCAGCAGAAATTGGACATGTTTACTTGCACCTCATTAGCACAGAGACTACTCAATCTCAGAAATGCCTTACCCGTTGTTAATCgctaa
- the LOC135349979 gene encoding COMM domain-containing protein 5-like isoform X2 codes for MSMIQVISHSGSGIAADRTPFYGIKLPSEVKKLVQLSKTVDHTTLRKILKCVVMHVEMGEGYEDQLTALQGPKCSQETVRALFAGMLSLLTSALRTPGLKPEIVKEDLQAIKMPVELVTDMGSAVTGSKRAKLERAQVERRVALPKMDSVRWRIDVTISNSSLHRVLEPSILMEMTLSNGAIKTFEALAIPAL; via the exons ATGTCTATGATTCAAGTGATCTCTCACAGTGGAAGTGGTATAGCAGCAGACAGAACACCATTCTATGGGATCAAGCTGCCCTCAGAAGTCAAAAAGCTAGTTCAGCTATCAAAAACAGTGGACCATACCACCCTCAGAAAGATTCTGAAAT GTGTTGTGATGCATGTGGAGATGGGAGAGGGGTACGAGGATCAGTTGACAGCTCTACAAGGTCCAAAGTGCTCACAGGAAACAGTCAGAGCGTTGTTTGCAGGAATGCTATCACTGCTGACGTCAGCACTCCGTACACCCGGACTTAAACCTGAG ATCGTGAAGGAAGACTTACAAGCAATTAA GATGCCAGTTGAGCTAGTCACTGATATGGGGAGTGCAGTTACAGGATCAAA GAGAGCCAAGTTAGAGAGAGCACAAGTGGAGAGACGAGTAGCTCTGCCAAAGATGGACTCTGTAAGATGGAGGATTGATGTTACTATTTCCAACAG TTCCCTTCACCGAGTGCTGGAACCATCTATATTGATGGAGATGACCCTCTCGAATGGAGCCATCAAAACGTTTGAG gctctcgctattccggctctctga
- the LOC135349979 gene encoding COMM domain-containing protein 5-like isoform X1 — MSMIQVISHSGSGIAADRTPFYGIKLPSEVKKLVQLSKTVDHTTLRKILKCVVMHVEMGEGYEDQLTALQGPKCSQETVRALFAGMLSLLTSALRTPGLKPEIVKEDLQAIKMPVELVTDMGSAVTGSKRAKLERAQVERRVALPKMDSVRWRIDVTISNSSLHRVLEPSILMEMTLSNGAIKTFEVPVSKFHELRYNVAYILKEMEDLEKRNVLKLGD; from the exons ATGTCTATGATTCAAGTGATCTCTCACAGTGGAAGTGGTATAGCAGCAGACAGAACACCATTCTATGGGATCAAGCTGCCCTCAGAAGTCAAAAAGCTAGTTCAGCTATCAAAAACAGTGGACCATACCACCCTCAGAAAGATTCTGAAAT GTGTTGTGATGCATGTGGAGATGGGAGAGGGGTACGAGGATCAGTTGACAGCTCTACAAGGTCCAAAGTGCTCACAGGAAACAGTCAGAGCGTTGTTTGCAGGAATGCTATCACTGCTGACGTCAGCACTCCGTACACCCGGACTTAAACCTGAG ATCGTGAAGGAAGACTTACAAGCAATTAA GATGCCAGTTGAGCTAGTCACTGATATGGGGAGTGCAGTTACAGGATCAAA GAGAGCCAAGTTAGAGAGAGCACAAGTGGAGAGACGAGTAGCTCTGCCAAAGATGGACTCTGTAAGATGGAGGATTGATGTTACTATTTCCAACAG TTCCCTTCACCGAGTGCTGGAACCATCTATATTGATGGAGATGACCCTCTCGAATGGAGCCATCAAAACGTTTGAG gtccCTGTGAGCAAGTTCCATGAGCTACGCTACAATGTGGCTTATATTCTCAAAGAAATGGAGGATTTAGAGAAGAGAAATGTACTCAAGCTTGGAGACTAA